From the Leishmania braziliensis MHOM/BR/75/M2904 contig, possible fusion of chromosomes 20 and 34 genome, the window AAACACACTTGAGGTGAGAAGGAGAGCTGGTGTACGCCGCCGGCAAGCACaaggagacagagagagggagagatcCCCCACACATCGGCctacacaaacgcacacccTCCGCTTACAAGAGCGTTCGTGGAGAGAAGTGCTTCGGCAGGAGAGTGCGGCCGTGTAATGACTCGGCTAATACTTCACGTGCATGAATCGCtggcgcgcgtgcgctgcacgTGCTTCTGGAATTCCTCAGGCGTTGTGGTGGACATTATCCCGGCTGCCTTCTCATTCAGCACTGCGTAAGTTCTGTACTCGAGGAAGATCGCCTTCACAACACGAGCTACAACATCCGTGACAGGTGTGGTTGGCTTCCAGTCATCGTTTTGCAGGAGACCCTCGCATACGGCGCCGTTTTCTGCTATCATGGGGTTGAAGATGTGGGTAAGAACGCGCACCACTGGCGGCTTGAACGGGTAATCTTGCTGGGGGAGGGTGAACAAGATATCGTACGTCGTGCCATGATAGACGCTTTCAGCGGGTGGCATAACGCGAATGCGCCAGTGAAACGCGTCACCGCTAGCTGTGCCTCCTTGCTCATCGGCCATGTCCACGGCTCTAATGGTGGAACTACCGCGGCTAGCCAGCTCCTTAAGACGGGCAAAGTCCATGTGCGCCCGCCGCACAGTGCGCGCTGACATGACTGCAGCAACAGAAACACTGCAACAAGTgaaacaaagagaaacaCCGACAAATAACCGACCCTAACCGTCGTGGAGAGGTGCAAATGGCAGCAGAATTAAGGGCAATAGGAGAGAGCGTGATGGCGAGCGACTAAGGGCGCCATGTTGGTACCAACAGCGTGTAGCTGCGTGCGTCGGCGCCTCGGCTAGCCAAACCAAATCAAAGCAGCAATGCAGAAGTCCACGAGGACTCGCTGAGGTCATCTCCGTCCGTCTTTGTCTTCCGCTTCTGCTATCAGGGGAAGAAAAGACATACGCGAGTGTTCACTTGAAGACACTCGAGGATGTGCAGCTcagaggcgaggagggagcgTTGAAGAGAGGCGCAAAACCGGTTATCCGTGTTTGCGCGCAGGCAGCAAACGCCCTCGTTTGGCCTTTC encodes:
- a CDS encoding putative ubiquitin-conjugating enzyme, encoding MSARTVRRAHMDFARLKELASRGSSTIRAVDMADEQGGTASGDAFHWRIRVMPPAESVYHGTTYDILFTLPQQDYPFKPPVVRVLTHIFNPMIAENGAVCEGLLQNDDWKPTTPVTDVVARVVKAIFLEYRTYAVLNEKAAGIMSTTTPEEFQKHVQRTRASDSCT